A region of the Nocardia nova SH22a genome:
GCACTGGGCCTGATCGCCGGATTCTTCGTACCCGCCGTCGGCGTCGCCGCCGCGATCGGCCTGATCCTGTACTTCCTCGGCGCGGTGGCCACCACGCTACGAGCCCACTCGTACTCGACCACGATCTTCCCGGCCCTGTACCTGATCCCGGCAGCCGCCACGCTCGCACTGCAACTGGCCCGCTGACCTGCAAGTTCGTCTCAGGTCCGGGCAGGCATCGATGCCGGAACCGGGCCGGGAGCGGCTACCATTGCGGTATGCCGCCTCCCCTCACTCGGCCCGACCTCCCGGAGCGTATGACCTGGGAGGAGCTCGAGAAGTTACCGGCGGAAATCGCCGAACAGATCGAGCTGTGGGACGGTCGCGTGGTGTGGGTGCGGCGCGGGCCCGCCGAGCATCAGACCTTTTCGAATCTGTTGTGGAGCGGTCTGCGCCGCTGTGCAGGACAGCACACCATCGCAAATCCGGAGCAGTGCTGGAAGTCGACCACCGAGACCAACGTTTTCCTCGGTAGCACTGGTAAGTCCAACTTCCTCACACCCGACTTCCTTGTGCATCGCTGCCTCGATCAGCCCTATCAAGACGTCCGCGCATCGGATGCCCTGCTGGTCGGTGAAGTGTTGTCCCCCTCGAACACTCAATCCGACATGGAGGCCGAGAAGGCCAGGTACGCCAGTGCCGGGATTCCCTGGTACTGGGAGGTGATCCTCGATCGCAATGCCAGCGCCATAGCGACGGTACGCGCCTTCGCCCTGGAGACCGGCTACGGTCGGCTACCCCCAGGAGTTCGGCCGCTGCGTTCGGCCAACTACCTGGTCGCCGGGGAGTGGTCACATGACGATCCGGACGGCGTCGTCACGGAATTTCCGTTCCCCATCAGAATTCCCTGGTCCGAACTCGAATACTGAGCCGTCCGATACGGAAAAGCTGTCTCGCTGAGCGAGACTCGTGCCGCTGCCTGCGAACACTCCGCGTTACGGTCGGCTCCCCGAAGATCCTGCGTCACAGCGTGATCGACGACGGGGCCGGGTGTCACGAGTGCCCGGGGGATCCAAACAAGGGGCGCGCCATGAGGATTCGGATCGCCGCTATCGCGGTGGCATGTGCGGCAACGGTGGTCACCTCCACGGTGATCACGGCGGGGAATTCGGGGGCGGAGCCGGTGCCGGGGGTGGTCTCGTATCATGCCCGGCTCACCGGCTCCAGTGTGACGGTCGATGTGGAGCAGGGTTCGTTCGCGCTCGATTCCGCGGGGCGGGTCGCGGTGCGCGACAGTGCGGGGCGGGTGCTCGACTCGCTGCCCCTCACCTACTCGGTCGGCGATCAGCAACTGCCGATCTACGCCCGGATCGATTCGGACGCAACGACTCTCACGCTCACGCCCGATACCGCCGAGCTGCGCCGCGACGCTCTCGTCCCGGTCGCCTCACCGCTCGAGAACCAGCTCGCGATGAACGATCTGATCAACGCGGTGAGTATCGGCACCTCCGTCGGCGCACTCCTCGGCACGGCGGTGGGCGGGGCTCTGGGCATCGGGCTCGGAGTCGTGCTGGCCGGTGCCTCGTGTGCCGTGCTGAGCGTGGGGTGTGTGATCGCGGTCCTGCCGATCGTCAGCCTGGCGGGCGCCGCGGGTGGGATCGCGGGGCTGGTGCTGGGCGGCGGGCCGAGTACCGCATTCGGGGTCTATCGCTATCTCATGACGATCACCGCGCCGCCGGGAGGTAGTGAATACGCCCCGGACCTGCGCGGCCGTCCAGGCGTCCCGGACACCGGGCGCTGAGTGGGAGGCGATGATGTTCGCACGCGCACTCGCCGCCGGAACCGCGGCACTCGCCGCGACCGTCACGATCGCGGTCACGGCAACCGCGCAGCCGCCGACGCCCGATGTCGAAATATCCGCTGCGGCTGTGGTTCTCAGCGGATTCGC
Encoded here:
- a CDS encoding DoxX family protein — translated: MDIAYYIVGVAAALWIGFSGYSLFNKSEFVVEPLNTYGVPRSWWNWLAAAKSAGALGLIAGFFVPAVGVAAAIGLILYFLGAVATTLRAHSYSTTIFPALYLIPAAATLALQLAR
- a CDS encoding Uma2 family endonuclease yields the protein MPPPLTRPDLPERMTWEELEKLPAEIAEQIELWDGRVVWVRRGPAEHQTFSNLLWSGLRRCAGQHTIANPEQCWKSTTETNVFLGSTGKSNFLTPDFLVHRCLDQPYQDVRASDALLVGEVLSPSNTQSDMEAEKARYASAGIPWYWEVILDRNASAIATVRAFALETGYGRLPPGVRPLRSANYLVAGEWSHDDPDGVVTEFPFPIRIPWSELEY